The following are from one region of the Dehalococcoidia bacterium genome:
- the rplN gene encoding 50S ribosomal protein L14 — protein MIQQYTRLKVADNSGAKEIMCILVPGGTRRRYARVGDTIIASVKQAQPNAAVKKGDVVKAVVVRVAKPYGRKDGSYIRFDENAAVILTDKQNPRGTRIFGPVARELRERNFMKIVSLAPEVV, from the coding sequence ATGATCCAGCAGTACACGCGGCTGAAGGTGGCCGACAACTCCGGCGCGAAGGAGATCATGTGCATCCTCGTGCCGGGCGGCACGCGCCGCCGCTACGCACGCGTGGGCGACACGATCATCGCCTCCGTCAAGCAAGCGCAGCCCAACGCCGCCGTCAAGAAGGGCGACGTGGTCAAGGCCGTCGTGGTGCGTGTGGCGAAGCCGTACGGGCGCAAGGACGGCTCCTACATCCGCTTCGACGAGAACGCCGCCGTGATCCTGACCGACAAGCAGAATCCGCGCGGCACGCGCATCTTCGGCCCCGTGGCCCGCGAGCTGCGCGAGCGCAACTTCATGAAGATCGTGTCGCTCGCCCCGGAAGTCGTCTAA
- the rpmC gene encoding 50S ribosomal protein L29 yields MNKLAEDIRALSDEEISHQVNETQRELFNLRFRLATRQLENSHSLPLARKKLARLKTIQTERRLAAAAGQRA; encoded by the coding sequence ATGAACAAACTGGCCGAGGACATCCGCGCGCTGAGCGACGAGGAGATCAGCCACCAGGTCAACGAGACGCAGCGCGAGCTGTTCAACCTGCGCTTCCGCCTGGCGACGCGGCAACTGGAGAACAGCCACTCGCTGCCGCTGGCACGCAAGAAGCTGGCGCGGCTGAAGACGATTCAAACCGAGCGACGGCTGGCCGCGGCGGCCGGGCAGCGGGCGTAG
- the rpsC gene encoding 30S ribosomal protein S3, whose translation MGHKIHPTGFRVGVIYGWQSKWYSDRGYTRLLHEDLAVRRKIMTQLADASISRVDIDRSANQVTITIHTAKPGIVIGRQGAKVEELRQTLDKLTGRRVRVNIQEIRVPELDAYLVARSIADQLQRRIAFRRAMKQAVQRTMQRGAKGIKVIVAGRLGGAEMSRRETEKDGRVPLHTLRADIDYGLAEAHTTFGRIGVKVWIYKGEILPEPKQQRPEAEEMAAAEAAAVPAAAVAPEPPAAATVAAQEPAVQPPVPAVAAAPEPAPAAAPAPAEAVTAAPAAPAADPMAELQRMQEEMRRMQEEMARLQRQAAEAVQQQGAPPAAGEPAPPETTPEEKPTASDESLEAERENPPGE comes from the coding sequence TCGGATCGCGGCTATACACGCCTGCTGCACGAGGACCTGGCCGTGCGCCGCAAGATCATGACGCAGCTCGCCGATGCCTCGATCTCGCGCGTCGACATCGACCGCAGCGCCAACCAGGTGACGATCACGATCCATACGGCGAAGCCGGGCATCGTCATCGGCCGCCAGGGCGCCAAGGTCGAGGAGCTGCGCCAGACGCTGGACAAGCTCACCGGCCGCCGCGTGCGCGTCAACATCCAGGAGATCCGCGTACCCGAGCTGGACGCCTATCTCGTGGCGCGCAGCATCGCCGATCAGTTGCAGCGGCGCATCGCCTTCCGCCGCGCCATGAAGCAGGCGGTGCAGCGCACCATGCAGCGCGGCGCCAAGGGCATCAAGGTCATCGTCGCCGGGCGGCTGGGCGGCGCCGAGATGTCGCGCCGCGAGACGGAGAAGGACGGCCGCGTGCCGCTGCACACGCTGCGCGCGGATATCGACTACGGCCTGGCCGAGGCGCACACGACGTTCGGCCGCATCGGCGTCAAGGTCTGGATCTACAAGGGCGAGATCCTGCCTGAGCCGAAGCAGCAACGGCCCGAAGCCGAGGAGATGGCCGCGGCCGAAGCCGCCGCCGTGCCCGCCGCGGCCGTAGCGCCGGAGCCGCCGGCAGCAGCGACCGTCGCCGCGCAGGAACCGGCTGTGCAGCCGCCGGTTCCTGCAGTTGCGGCCGCGCCCGAGCCTGCTCCTGCCGCCGCGCCGGCGCCGGCCGAAGCGGTGACAGCCGCACCCGCCGCCCCGGCCGCCGACCCGATGGCGGAACTGCAGCGCATGCAGGAAGAGATGCGGCGCATGCAGGAGGAGATGGCCCGCCTGCAGCGCCAGGCCGCCGAGGCCGTGCAGCAGCAGGGCGCGCCGCCGGCCGCAGGCGAGCCGGCGCCGCCGGAAACGACGCCCGAGGAGAAGCCGACGGCTTCCGACGAGAGCCTGGAGGCCGAGCGCGAGAATCCGCCCGGCGAGTAA
- the rpsH gene encoding 30S ribosomal protein S8, producing the protein MNMTDPIADMLTRIRNAVMARHDVTSMPASRVKTALAQVLKDEHYIRDFELVEEKDKRGRGPHKVMKVHLNYTGKREPVLTGIQRVSKPGLRVYVQKREIPRVYGGLGIAILSTPQGIMTGQQAWRKQTGGELLCYVW; encoded by the coding sequence ATGAACATGACCGACCCCATCGCCGATATGCTCACGCGGATCCGCAACGCCGTGATGGCGCGGCACGACGTGACGTCGATGCCCGCCTCCAGGGTCAAGACGGCGCTCGCGCAGGTGCTGAAGGACGAGCACTACATCCGCGACTTCGAGCTGGTGGAGGAGAAGGACAAGCGCGGCCGCGGCCCGCACAAGGTGATGAAGGTCCATCTCAACTACACGGGCAAGCGCGAGCCGGTGCTAACCGGCATCCAGCGCGTAAGCAAGCCCGGCCTGCGCGTCTACGTGCAGAAGCGCGAAATCCCGCGCGTCTACGGCGGCCTGGGCATCGCCATCCTCTCCACGCCGCAGGGGATCATGACCGGCCAGCAGGCCTGGCGAAAGCAGACCGGCGGCGAGCTGCTCTGCTACGTCTGGTAG
- the rplP gene encoding 50S ribosomal protein L16 — MLQPKRVKWRKQHRGHRRGPANAGTEVSFGEFGLQATQSAWIDSRQIEAARRAITHHIKRGGKVWIRIFPDKPVTAKPAETRMGSGKGAPDHWVAVVKPGRMLFEIGGVGDELAKEALNLASYKLPIQTRLVQREHEAV; from the coding sequence ATGCTCCAGCCAAAACGGGTGAAGTGGCGCAAGCAGCACCGCGGCCACCGGCGTGGCCCGGCCAACGCCGGCACCGAGGTCTCGTTCGGCGAGTTCGGCCTGCAGGCGACGCAGAGCGCCTGGATCGACTCGCGCCAGATCGAGGCGGCCCGCCGCGCGATCACGCACCACATCAAGCGCGGTGGCAAGGTCTGGATTCGCATCTTCCCCGACAAGCCCGTGACGGCGAAGCCCGCCGAGACGCGCATGGGTTCGGGCAAGGGCGCGCCGGACCACTGGGTCGCCGTGGTCAAGCCGGGGCGGATGCTGTTCGAGATCGGCGGCGTCGGCGATGAGCTGGCGAAAGAGGCGCTGAACCTGGCCTCGTACAAGCTGCCGATCCAGACGCGCCTGGTGCAGCGCGAGCACGAGGCCGTCTAG
- the rplE gene encoding 50S ribosomal protein L5, with the protein MAARLKERYQSEVVPALMKEFSYGNIMQVPGLKKIVVNIGMGEALQNAKALDNAAADVTVITGQKPVITRAKKSIANFKVRAGNPIGVTVTLRGERMYEFFDRLVNVALPRIRDFSGAPRNAFDGRGNYSLGLREQLIFPEIEYDKIDRIRGMEVTMVTSARNDEEGRRLLQLLGVPFSKS; encoded by the coding sequence ATGGCCGCGCGTCTCAAAGAACGCTACCAGAGCGAAGTGGTGCCGGCGCTGATGAAGGAGTTCTCCTACGGGAACATCATGCAGGTGCCGGGATTGAAGAAGATCGTCGTCAACATCGGCATGGGCGAGGCGCTGCAGAACGCCAAGGCGCTCGACAACGCCGCCGCCGATGTGACCGTGATCACCGGGCAGAAGCCGGTGATCACGCGCGCGAAGAAGTCGATCGCCAATTTCAAGGTGCGCGCCGGCAACCCGATCGGCGTGACCGTGACGCTGCGCGGCGAGCGCATGTACGAGTTCTTCGACCGGCTGGTGAACGTGGCGCTCCCGCGCATCCGCGACTTCTCCGGGGCGCCGCGCAATGCCTTCGACGGCCGCGGCAACTACAGCCTCGGCCTGCGCGAGCAGCTCATCTTCCCGGAGATCGAGTACGACAAGATCGACCGCATCCGCGGCATGGAGGTGACGATGGTCACCTCGGCGCGGAACGACGAAGAGGGCCGGCGCCTGCTGCAACTGCTGGGCGTGCCCTTCAGCAAGAGTTAA
- a CDS encoding type Z 30S ribosomal protein S14, with the protein MAKVSQIVKSLRTPKYSTRRKNRCKLCGRPRGYMRKFGMCRICFRTLAHQGQIPGVMKSSW; encoded by the coding sequence GTGGCCAAGGTCAGTCAGATCGTCAAGTCGTTGCGGACGCCGAAGTACTCGACGCGGCGGAAGAACCGCTGCAAGCTCTGCGGCCGGCCGCGCGGCTACATGCGCAAGTTCGGCATGTGCCGCATCTGCTTCCGCACGCTCGCCCACCAGGGGCAGATTCCGGGGGTCATGAAATCGTCCTGGTAG
- the rplX gene encoding 50S ribosomal protein L24: MNKLKKNDNVLVMAGKDKGKTGQVREVRPKDGRAIVTGVNMIKKHQRATSPQQPAGIIEREAAIQIANLMVVCSNCGKPARVGIHFRPDGKKSRYCKKCNEDFD, encoded by the coding sequence ATGAACAAGCTCAAGAAGAACGACAACGTGCTGGTGATGGCCGGCAAGGACAAGGGCAAGACCGGCCAGGTGCGCGAGGTGCGGCCCAAGGACGGCCGCGCGATCGTCACCGGCGTAAACATGATCAAAAAGCACCAGCGCGCCACGTCGCCGCAGCAGCCCGCCGGCATCATCGAGCGCGAGGCGGCGATCCAGATCGCCAATCTGATGGTGGTGTGCAGCAACTGCGGCAAGCCGGCGCGGGTGGGCATCCACTTCCGGCCGGATGGCAAGAAGAGCCGCTACTGCAAGAAGTGCAACGAGGACTTTGACTAA
- the rpsQ gene encoding 30S ribosomal protein S17 has protein sequence MTGTVVSTKMQKTVVVAVESFKRHRLYKKTLRRTKRYKAHDETNACVLGDLVRIVETRPLSKEKRWRVAEILTRGNVAELQPQAIDASLEGRQAE, from the coding sequence ATGACCGGCACCGTGGTCAGCACCAAGATGCAGAAGACCGTGGTGGTCGCGGTCGAGTCGTTCAAGCGGCACCGGCTCTACAAGAAGACGCTGCGCCGCACCAAGCGCTACAAGGCGCACGACGAGACGAACGCCTGCGTGCTTGGCGACCTGGTGCGCATCGTGGAGACGCGCCCGCTCTCGAAAGAGAAGCGCTGGCGCGTGGCCGAGATCCTCACCCGCGGCAACGTGGCCGAGCTGCAGCCGCAGGCGATCGACGCCTCGCTCGAAGGCCGGCAGGCCGAGTAA